The Gimibacter soli genome includes a region encoding these proteins:
- the pepN gene encoding aminopeptidase N, producing the protein MMDQAVRNGTEAQAEHKVEIFLADYEPPKTVVTDIRLVFCLFDTHADITATSTFTRNGDLAAPMVLDAGDMLEIVSVKLDGVAARHSRGKRTLTVEGAGAGGTLEIVTRIKPQDNTKLEGLYRSGGMFCTQCEAEGFRQITAFPDRPDVMARYAVRIEADKASCPVLLSNGNPVASGGLGEGRHFAEWEDPFPKPSYLFALVAGDLGHITDHFTTASGRRVTLNIYADPRDLDKCDHAMESLKRSMRWDEEVYGLEYDLDLFNIVAVGDFNMGAMENKGLNVFNTKCVLASPETATDRDYDSVEGIIGHEYFHNWTGNRVTCRDWFQLSLKEGLTVFRDQEFSADMGSRAVKRLDDVRILRSHQFPEDGGPLAHPVRPDRYVEINNFYTVTVYNKGAEVIRMMHRLIGAEAFRKGMDLYFARHDGQAVTCDDFAAAMADASGKDLSQFKRWYSQAGTPVLSVSRARTGNDVIVTIEQETAPTPGQPVKEPFHMPFLMGWVATDGQAITPVVTGGDWREDGCLLEVREGRQSFTFKDVPEGAVPSLLRGFSAPVRLKSDLTREDLAFLLRYDSDPFARWEAAQTLARDQVLGVTAALIEGRNAPADTPFSDAVESLFADKALDPAFLAELLTLPGEVELGQMMEVLEPGHLHEAREATLNDLATRYEAEMRARYDSLRPKGGYKQDGAARAARRLANLLLQFLARRPGGDALVKAHYEAADNMTDRIAALSAVSDSDFACRGAILADFYERSKDEPLVLDKWFAVQATSRRGDTVQKVRELSRHPAFTLKNPNRLRSLVSSFTMLNQAGFHDPSGQGYRFLAETILAVDKINPLIAARLVAPLGRWARVEPARQAMMLDSLRFILDEPKLSDDVRELAAKSLKG; encoded by the coding sequence ATGATGGATCAGGCGGTCAGGAACGGCACCGAGGCGCAAGCCGAACACAAGGTGGAGATTTTTCTGGCCGATTACGAACCACCCAAAACGGTGGTTACCGATATCCGTCTGGTGTTCTGCCTTTTCGATACCCACGCCGACATCACCGCCACCAGCACTTTCACACGGAATGGCGACCTTGCCGCGCCAATGGTGCTGGACGCTGGCGACATGCTGGAAATTGTTTCCGTCAAACTGGACGGCGTGGCCGCGCGCCACAGCCGGGGCAAGCGCACGCTGACGGTGGAAGGCGCAGGGGCCGGCGGTACGCTTGAAATCGTCACCCGTATCAAGCCGCAGGATAATACAAAGCTCGAAGGGCTTTACCGTTCGGGCGGCATGTTCTGCACCCAGTGCGAGGCCGAAGGCTTCCGCCAGATCACGGCGTTCCCTGACCGGCCCGACGTGATGGCGCGCTATGCGGTGCGGATCGAAGCCGACAAGGCATCGTGTCCGGTGCTTCTGTCGAACGGCAATCCGGTGGCGTCAGGCGGACTGGGCGAGGGGCGCCACTTTGCAGAATGGGAAGATCCGTTCCCGAAGCCGAGCTACCTGTTCGCGCTGGTGGCCGGTGATCTCGGCCATATCACAGACCATTTCACGACGGCTTCCGGGCGCAGGGTAACGCTCAATATCTATGCCGATCCCCGCGATCTCGACAAATGCGATCACGCCATGGAATCGTTAAAGCGATCCATGAGGTGGGATGAAGAAGTCTATGGTCTTGAATATGATTTGGATCTTTTCAATATCGTCGCGGTTGGCGATTTCAACATGGGGGCGATGGAGAATAAAGGGTTGAATGTCTTCAACACCAAGTGCGTGCTGGCGAGCCCGGAGACGGCAACCGACCGCGACTATGACAGTGTTGAAGGCATCATCGGCCACGAATATTTCCACAACTGGACCGGCAACCGTGTCACCTGTCGCGACTGGTTCCAGCTCAGCCTGAAGGAAGGCCTCACCGTCTTCCGCGATCAGGAATTCTCAGCCGACATGGGGTCGCGTGCTGTGAAGCGGCTGGATGATGTGCGCATCCTGCGCTCGCACCAGTTCCCGGAAGATGGCGGCCCGCTGGCGCACCCCGTGCGGCCGGACCGTTATGTGGAAATCAACAACTTCTACACGGTCACGGTTTACAACAAGGGTGCCGAAGTCATCCGCATGATGCACCGCCTGATCGGGGCCGAGGCCTTCCGCAAGGGTATGGACCTTTATTTCGCCCGGCACGACGGTCAGGCCGTGACCTGTGACGATTTTGCAGCCGCCATGGCCGATGCATCGGGCAAGGATCTCAGCCAGTTCAAGCGCTGGTATTCGCAGGCCGGCACGCCGGTGCTGAGTGTGTCGCGCGCCCGCACTGGCAATGATGTGATCGTGACAATCGAACAGGAAACGGCACCAACCCCGGGACAGCCGGTGAAAGAGCCGTTCCACATGCCATTCCTGATGGGCTGGGTGGCAACGGATGGGCAGGCCATCACGCCTGTCGTTACTGGCGGTGACTGGCGTGAGGACGGGTGCCTCCTTGAAGTTCGGGAGGGTCGCCAAAGCTTTACCTTCAAGGACGTGCCGGAAGGCGCTGTCCCGAGCCTGCTGCGCGGTTTCTCCGCGCCTGTGCGCCTGAAAAGCGACCTCACCCGCGAAGATCTCGCCTTCCTGTTGCGGTACGACAGCGACCCGTTCGCCCGCTGGGAGGCGGCGCAGACACTGGCGCGCGATCAGGTGCTGGGTGTCACCGCTGCGCTGATCGAAGGCCGCAACGCGCCTGCCGATACGCCCTTCAGCGACGCGGTTGAAAGCCTCTTTGCCGACAAGGCGCTCGACCCCGCTTTCCTCGCCGAACTGCTGACCCTGCCGGGGGAGGTGGAGCTTGGCCAGATGATGGAAGTGCTGGAGCCCGGCCATCTGCATGAAGCGCGCGAGGCGACGCTCAATGATCTGGCGACCCGGTATGAGGCCGAGATGCGGGCGCGGTACGATAGCCTGCGTCCGAAGGGCGGGTACAAGCAGGATGGTGCGGCCCGCGCGGCACGGCGGCTTGCGAACCTGCTGCTTCAGTTCCTGGCACGCCGGCCCGGCGGCGACGCGCTTGTGAAGGCACATTATGAGGCGGCGGATAATATGACCGACCGGATTGCCGCGCTCTCGGCCGTCAGCGACAGCGATTTTGCGTGTCGTGGCGCGATCCTCGCCGATTTCTATGAACGCTCGAAAGACGAGCCGCTTGTTCTCGACAAATGGTTTGCCGTACAGGCGACAAGCCGTCGGGGCGATACGGTGCAGAAAGTGCGCGAACTTTCTCGCCATCCGGCCTTCACGCTGAAAAACCCGAACCGGCTGCGGTCGCTGGTGTCAAGCTTCACGATGCTCAATCAGGCAGGCTTCCATGACCCGAGCGGGCAGGGCTACCGCTTCCTCGCCGAGACGATCCTGGCGGTCGACAAGATCAATCCGCTGATCGCCGCCCGCCTCGTGGCGCCGCTCGGGCGTTGGGCCAGGGTTGAACCGGCGCGGCAGGCCATGATGCTCGACTCGCTTCGTTTCATCCTTGACGAGCCCAAGTTGAGTGACGATGTGCGGGAACTCGCCGCCAAGTCATTGAAGGGTTAG
- a CDS encoding Lrp/AsnC family transcriptional regulator: MDDIDRKILDLLQQDTTLSTAEIASRVGLSTTPCWRRIQLLEQEGYITARVALVDRNMVNVPLDVFVAIRTNEHSWEWLDEFARLVGEFPEVVELYRMSGEIDYLMRVVVPDMAAYDKFYKELIKRVKLTDVSSSFAMERIKYTTALPLDYVGDSSKGKRRGK; encoded by the coding sequence ATGGACGACATTGACCGCAAGATCCTTGATCTGCTGCAACAGGATACCACGTTAAGCACCGCTGAAATCGCATCGCGTGTCGGGCTGTCGACCACGCCATGCTGGCGTCGTATCCAGTTGCTGGAACAGGAAGGCTATATCACCGCGCGCGTGGCACTGGTCGACCGCAATATGGTCAACGTGCCGCTGGACGTATTTGTTGCGATCCGCACCAACGAGCATAGCTGGGAATGGCTTGATGAATTTGCCCGCCTGGTTGGCGAATTTCCCGAGGTTGTCGAACTTTACCGCATGAGCGGCGAGATCGACTATCTGATGCGGGTTGTGGTGCCGGACATGGCAGCTTATGACAAGTTCTATAAGGAACTCATCAAACGGGTGAAGCTGACCGATGTCAGCTCCTCCTTCGCGATGGAACGCATCAAATATACAACGGCCCTCCCGCTCGATTATGTGGGCGACAGCTCGAAGGGCAAACGAAGAGGCAAATAG
- a CDS encoding DoxX family protein, which translates to MNTLVMKYRQGVAWLSSLPGAAALAPLAVRLWLAPLFYASGRTKAGESFWVPSDLAVTLFEEEYRLPLLDSGLAAQLALLGETILPALLLVGLGTRFAAFGLLVMTLVIQLFVYPGYWMDHLPWMAGFLSLSLMGGGAISLDRVLEKTFFRISST; encoded by the coding sequence GTGAATACGCTTGTGATGAAATACCGGCAAGGAGTGGCTTGGCTTTCGAGCTTGCCGGGGGCTGCAGCGCTTGCCCCGCTTGCGGTGCGGCTGTGGCTTGCACCGCTCTTTTATGCGTCGGGCCGCACGAAAGCGGGCGAGAGTTTCTGGGTGCCGTCCGATCTTGCCGTTACACTCTTCGAAGAAGAATACCGCCTGCCGCTTCTTGATTCCGGCCTTGCCGCACAACTGGCACTGCTGGGTGAGACAATCCTGCCGGCCTTGTTGCTGGTGGGGCTTGGCACTCGCTTTGCCGCCTTTGGACTTCTCGTCATGACCTTGGTGATTCAGCTGTTTGTCTATCCCGGCTACTGGATGGATCATTTGCCCTGGATGGCAGGTTTCCTATCACTTTCGTTGATGGGCGGCGGTGCGATTAGCCTTGACCGTGTGCTTGAAAAGACTTTTTTCCGTATCAGTAGCACTTAG
- a CDS encoding HvfC/BufC N-terminal domain-containing protein, with translation MPDLATLQKAMKAEILGAEPEAVIGLAINGHGLDPHARLRIHANTLRLGLIDTLMDRYPSCRAFVGDEFWRAVARAYVKVHAPQSAVLHDYGASMGDFLGGFGPVQTLPYLADLARLEWLIHDIQNRAGDAEARLASAYPVFDLWRAANGYIAPEAVDLAVGRQQVLVAGRSGEVHVELEGEAA, from the coding sequence ATGCCTGACCTTGCCACCCTGCAAAAGGCCATGAAGGCCGAAATTCTGGGCGCCGAGCCGGAAGCCGTGATCGGTCTTGCGATCAATGGCCACGGGCTTGACCCGCATGCGCGCCTGCGCATCCATGCCAACACGCTGCGCCTTGGGCTGATCGACACGCTGATGGATCGCTATCCATCGTGCCGCGCTTTTGTGGGCGATGAATTCTGGCGTGCCGTCGCCCGCGCCTATGTGAAGGTGCATGCGCCGCAATCGGCGGTTCTTCACGATTACGGGGCTAGCATGGGCGACTTTCTGGGGGGCTTCGGGCCTGTGCAGACGCTGCCCTATCTGGCTGATCTCGCCCGGCTTGAATGGCTCATTCACGATATCCAGAACCGCGCCGGTGACGCCGAAGCGCGGCTCGCCAGCGCCTATCCGGTGTTTGACCTGTGGCGTGCCGCGAATGGCTATATCGCGCCGGAGGCGGTGGATTTGGCCGTGGGCAGGCAGCAGGTGCTGGTTGCCGGCCGTTCGGGCGAAGTGCATGTCGAGCTTGAAGGGGAAGCGGCGTGA
- the bufB gene encoding MNIO family bufferin maturase codes for MASKGKGTVGISLKAMHYDAVLDTRPAVDFFEIHAENYMMAGGPHRRYLDRIADHYPISLHGVGLSLGSAEGIDAAHLARFRHLVETYAPAFVSEHLAWSVAGGNYLADLLPLPLNDETLDVVAGNVMQVQDAIGRPLLVENPSVYLDFTGPSIPEVEFLEALCDRTGCGLLLDVNNIEVSARNLGLSAAGYIDRVNTDRIGEIHLAGHIAREVEGVTILIDDHGSPVSEAVWALYRRLIERAGPKPTLLERDNEIPPLAELVAESEKARAILVERYTVDA; via the coding sequence ATGGCATCCAAGGGGAAAGGCACCGTAGGCATCAGCCTGAAGGCGATGCATTATGATGCCGTGCTGGACACCCGTCCCGCCGTCGATTTCTTCGAAATCCACGCTGAAAACTATATGATGGCCGGCGGCCCGCACCGCCGCTATCTCGACCGCATCGCGGACCATTACCCGATCTCGCTCCATGGTGTCGGGCTGTCGCTCGGCTCCGCAGAAGGGATCGACGCGGCCCACTTGGCGCGGTTCCGGCACCTGGTGGAAACATATGCGCCCGCCTTCGTGTCCGAACATCTGGCCTGGTCGGTCGCCGGCGGGAATTACCTTGCCGACCTGTTGCCGCTTCCGTTGAACGATGAAACGCTGGATGTGGTGGCGGGCAATGTGATGCAGGTGCAGGATGCGATCGGCCGGCCGCTGCTGGTTGAAAACCCTTCCGTCTATCTGGATTTTACCGGCCCCTCGATCCCTGAAGTCGAGTTTCTGGAAGCCTTGTGCGACCGCACCGGCTGCGGGCTCCTGCTTGATGTCAATAATATCGAGGTCAGCGCTCGCAATCTTGGCCTCAGCGCTGCCGGCTATATCGACCGGGTGAATACCGACCGGATCGGTGAAATCCATCTGGCGGGGCACATCGCGCGCGAGGTGGAAGGGGTGACGATCCTGATCGACGATCACGGCAGCCCCGTCAGCGAAGCCGTCTGGGCTTTGTATCGTCGCCTGATCGAGCGGGCCGGGCCGAAACCGACGCTTCTGGAACGCGATAACGAAATTCCGCCTCTCGCCGAGCTTGTTGCCGAAAGCGAGAAGGCCCGCGCCATTTTGGTAGAAAGATATACGGTCGATGCCTGA
- a CDS encoding BufA1 family periplasmic bufferin-type metallophore codes for MKMTSIGKLAMTTAGAAFAVSMIVAGPVAAEGNKGKEKCYGVVAKGANDCGTASHSCAGQAKEDHAKDEWIYVPAGMCERLAGGSTEAPKA; via the coding sequence ATGAAAATGACCTCGATTGGCAAACTGGCCATGACCACCGCGGGTGCAGCCTTCGCTGTCTCGATGATCGTTGCCGGCCCGGTTGCCGCTGAAGGCAACAAGGGCAAGGAAAAATGCTACGGCGTGGTTGCCAAAGGCGCCAACGACTGCGGCACCGCCAGCCACAGCTGTGCCGGCCAGGCGAAAGAAGACCATGCCAAGGACGAGTGGATTTACGTTCCGGCAGGCATGTGCGAGCGTCTTGCCGGTGGCTCGACCGAAGCACCCAAGGCCTGA
- a CDS encoding cyclase family protein, with protein MPQFVDLSHTIRDGLVTYRGLPPVHICQFLNRADSRRHYAPGTEFQIDQLTLVGNSGTYIDSPFHRYADGEDLAALALAKTSHLPGLVIRIPACKPWQAIEASLFRDHRIKGMAVLFHTGWSRHFGSPAYQSEHPFLTEDAANALADAGVALVGIDSHNVDDIRSDARPVHSRLLGDGIPIVEHLTGLDRLPDAGFSFHAAPIKLEGVGTFPVRAYATF; from the coding sequence TTGCCCCAGTTTGTCGATCTCAGCCACACGATCCGGGATGGGCTTGTCACCTATCGCGGCCTGCCGCCGGTGCATATCTGTCAGTTTCTGAACCGCGCCGACAGCCGCCGTCACTATGCCCCCGGCACCGAATTCCAGATCGACCAGCTGACCCTTGTCGGCAACAGCGGCACCTATATCGACAGCCCCTTCCACCGTTATGCGGACGGCGAAGACCTTGCCGCCCTGGCGCTGGCGAAAACCAGCCACTTGCCCGGCCTTGTGATCCGCATCCCCGCCTGCAAGCCGTGGCAGGCCATCGAGGCTTCGCTTTTCCGTGATCACCGGATCAAGGGCATGGCGGTGCTGTTTCACACCGGCTGGTCGCGCCATTTCGGCTCGCCCGCCTACCAGAGCGAACATCCCTTCCTGACAGAAGACGCTGCCAACGCGCTCGCCGATGCGGGGGTGGCGCTCGTCGGGATCGACAGTCACAATGTGGATGATATCCGCAGCGATGCACGACCGGTGCACAGCCGCCTCCTTGGAGACGGCATCCCGATAGTGGAACATCTGACGGGGCTGGACCGGCTGCCGGACGCTGGCTTCAGCTTCCACGCCGCGCCCATCAAGCTTGAAGGCGTCGGCACCTTCCCGGTGCGCGCCTACGCCACTTTCTGA
- a CDS encoding tetratricopeptide repeat protein — MTFSEGVQGKLRQMLWALLVLLSLPVMAVDFGTIAVRVGQHTDYSRAVFDLPREVPYSVRTDGSTLTIRIEAGFDADLGAIRRGVLRGMAAPSISRDGDITTVTVTMPAGAGPRHFRSGSSIVLDVMDVAPASVVSGQSVAPASAAERNAPSRPQPTPPAETPREEPATTPTPSTETPAFEGRSADYPRLQPAFRALAEGGVQLALPITAPDVGLAFFKRSTEAWLVVDRPFAVDADALVRGSQGVVTSVARVDHPDATILRLGLEGDPSLSVMRDGAGWQLSFKPLRTAPRFPLKPIKRIDTPAGQQIFIASGAAGRRIAVTDPLIGDDLVIVPLVEGGQGMAEAFRYTVAEVGETAQGIVVVPYSDEVRVERFRDGVAVMSGDARYAEGDAARDQALRRLIDFNAWRQGEVEDYYEVRTRLLYALSLRPTDDRNEARWDLARFYLAHGRATEALAILEMMLDEDPALSGNGEYLAVRGVANVKKGRLQAADADLSNDSLTAEQDVSLWKVLVDEGLNRPERALADYRRGVDVLGPYDDRDKADIQLAVIRAAMKTGDMDLAKRELELLGGVALTDRQLSERVLLSARIDEQEGREEDALIAYDSLAMAPQRGIGAEARHVRAAHDIRKGILSGTEAIETLEQLRYAWRGNGLEFDLLNELADLYFAAGRYEEGLERLRVGVTYFPDRAREARMSAKMSQVFRRLYLEGEADRMDPVAAIGLFYKFRELTPLGADGDAMIRRLADRLVALDLIDQAAELLEYQVKVRTEGAPRAAIASRLAKLYLLNSDPERALGTLRATREPQLPVEIELDRRLVEARALTELGRYEEAEVLIEEDNDRASNLLRADIYWQSKDWPKMVDAGLKLLEGKGTGGEPLEPGDRVQLLRLAIAMTFDENKTGLAVLRRRFAEDMKQGEFSNAFALLTGPQDLSGGEISQIVSQIANVSSLQSFLKDYRNDFSGD; from the coding sequence ATGACATTTTCTGAAGGCGTGCAAGGCAAGCTCCGGCAGATGCTCTGGGCCCTGCTTGTGCTCCTGAGCCTGCCTGTCATGGCGGTCGACTTCGGCACCATCGCCGTTCGCGTTGGTCAGCACACGGATTATAGTCGCGCTGTGTTCGATCTGCCGCGCGAGGTCCCGTATTCTGTTCGCACGGACGGTTCGACACTGACAATCCGGATCGAAGCCGGCTTCGACGCGGATCTCGGCGCGATCCGCCGGGGCGTGCTGCGCGGCATGGCCGCACCTTCCATCAGTCGTGACGGCGATATCACCACAGTTACCGTAACCATGCCGGCTGGTGCCGGCCCGCGGCACTTCCGCAGTGGCAGTTCAATCGTGCTGGATGTGATGGACGTGGCGCCGGCCTCTGTGGTTTCGGGCCAGTCAGTGGCACCTGCAAGTGCGGCCGAGCGCAATGCACCGAGCCGCCCGCAGCCCACACCGCCCGCAGAAACACCGCGGGAAGAACCTGCAACGACGCCGACACCTTCGACCGAAACCCCGGCGTTCGAGGGGCGCAGCGCCGATTACCCGCGCCTGCAACCCGCCTTCCGGGCGCTCGCTGAAGGTGGCGTGCAGCTCGCACTGCCGATCACGGCACCTGATGTAGGCCTTGCCTTCTTCAAGCGCTCGACTGAGGCCTGGCTGGTGGTGGACCGTCCGTTCGCGGTGGATGCCGACGCGCTCGTTCGCGGATCGCAAGGTGTGGTCACCTCGGTCGCCCGGGTCGATCATCCGGATGCAACGATCCTGCGTCTTGGCCTTGAGGGCGATCCGAGCCTTTCCGTGATGCGTGACGGGGCAGGCTGGCAGCTTTCCTTCAAGCCGCTGCGTACCGCACCCCGCTTCCCGCTGAAGCCGATCAAGCGAATCGACACGCCGGCAGGGCAGCAAATCTTCATCGCGTCTGGTGCCGCTGGCCGCCGCATTGCCGTTACCGATCCCTTGATCGGGGACGATCTGGTGATCGTGCCGCTGGTCGAAGGCGGGCAGGGGATGGCGGAAGCCTTCCGCTATACGGTCGCCGAGGTAGGTGAAACCGCACAAGGCATCGTCGTGGTGCCTTATTCGGATGAAGTCAGGGTCGAGCGCTTCCGGGACGGTGTCGCCGTCATGAGCGGTGACGCGCGCTATGCCGAAGGTGATGCGGCCCGCGATCAGGCCTTGCGGCGCCTCATTGATTTTAATGCGTGGCGGCAAGGAGAAGTGGAGGACTATTACGAGGTCCGCACACGTCTTCTCTATGCCCTATCGCTGCGCCCGACCGATGACCGCAACGAAGCCCGCTGGGATCTGGCCCGCTTCTATCTGGCGCATGGCCGGGCGACCGAGGCACTGGCCATCCTTGAAATGATGCTGGATGAAGACCCGGCGCTGAGCGGCAACGGCGAATATCTCGCCGTGCGCGGTGTCGCGAACGTCAAGAAGGGCCGCCTGCAAGCCGCGGACGCAGACCTAAGCAACGACAGTCTGACTGCCGAACAGGATGTGTCGCTCTGGAAAGTGCTTGTGGACGAAGGCCTGAACCGGCCCGAGCGTGCATTGGCCGATTACCGGCGCGGTGTTGATGTGCTCGGCCCCTATGACGACAGGGACAAGGCCGATATCCAGTTGGCGGTCATCCGCGCGGCGATGAAAACCGGGGATATGGACCTTGCCAAGCGGGAACTTGAACTGCTCGGCGGCGTCGCGCTGACCGACCGCCAGCTCTCTGAACGTGTTCTTCTTTCGGCGCGAATTGATGAACAGGAAGGCCGCGAAGAAGACGCTCTCATTGCATACGATAGCCTCGCCATGGCCCCCCAGCGCGGCATCGGCGCCGAGGCGCGTCATGTGCGTGCGGCCCATGATATCCGCAAGGGCATCCTCAGCGGCACCGAAGCGATCGAGACGCTGGAGCAGCTACGTTATGCGTGGCGCGGCAACGGGCTTGAGTTTGATCTGTTGAACGAGCTTGCAGACCTTTATTTCGCCGCCGGCCGCTATGAAGAAGGGCTGGAGCGACTGCGGGTCGGCGTCACCTATTTCCCGGATCGTGCCCGCGAGGCCCGCATGTCGGCCAAGATGAGCCAGGTTTTCCGTCGGCTTTATCTTGAAGGCGAAGCGGACCGGATGGACCCGGTGGCCGCCATCGGGCTTTTCTACAAATTCCGCGAGCTGACCCCGCTCGGCGCTGACGGCGACGCGATGATCCGCCGCCTCGCGGACCGTCTGGTGGCGCTGGACCTGATTGATCAGGCAGCGGAACTTCTGGAATATCAGGTGAAAGTGCGCACCGAAGGTGCTCCGCGCGCGGCCATCGCCTCGCGGCTTGCCAAGCTTTATCTTCTGAACAGCGACCCCGAGCGTGCCCTTGGCACCCTCCGGGCTACCCGCGAACCGCAGCTGCCTGTGGAGATCGAGCTTGACCGACGCCTCGTTGAAGCGCGCGCCCTGACCGAGCTTGGCCGCTATGAAGAAGCCGAAGTGCTGATCGAGGAAGACAATGACCGCGCTTCGAACCTCCTGAGGGCAGATATCTATTGGCAGTCGAAAGACTGGCCGAAGATGGTCGATGCTGGCCTGAAGCTTCTGGAAGGCAAGGGTACGGGCGGCGAACCGCTGGAGCCGGGTGACCGGGTTCAGCTTCTGCGCCTCGCCATTGCCATGACGTTTGATGAGAATAAAACGGGCCTTGCCGTGCTGCGCCGCCGCTTTGCCGAGGATATGAAGCAAGGCGAATTTTCAAACGCCTTCGCGCTCCTCACCGGCCCGCAGGACCTTTCAGGCGGCGAGATCAGTCAGATCGTCAGCCAGATCGCCAATGTCTCGAGCCTGCAATCCTTCCTGAAGGATTACCGGAACGATTTCTCGGGCGATTGA
- a CDS encoding OmpA/MotB family protein, with the protein MLPEVGQQEQSVRRGGDASWLLTFADLLSLLLTFFVLIYSMNSVQYDSWRTVVTAFQREFNPTRAMVETEEFDAPESMRQSRARGVGPGYLLSILERATTTSEALAGSKAYRIGDRVVLSVPADRLFDGKTADLLPDASTAAGDLVATFSQIANRIVIAAHTDQEPVKSGLFRSNWELSIARSQMVAGLLASRGYTRPVVAVGYADTRFKELGQTLTLQTRYELAERIDIVFIDEAGERGPYDIF; encoded by the coding sequence ATGTTGCCAGAGGTAGGCCAGCAGGAACAATCGGTGCGCCGGGGCGGGGATGCTAGCTGGCTCCTGACCTTTGCCGACCTTCTGTCGCTGCTTCTCACCTTCTTCGTGCTGATCTATTCGATGAATTCGGTTCAATACGACAGTTGGCGGACGGTGGTCACGGCTTTCCAGCGCGAGTTCAATCCGACCCGAGCCATGGTGGAAACCGAAGAGTTCGATGCGCCCGAAAGCATGCGCCAGTCGCGGGCGCGCGGCGTAGGGCCGGGATACCTTCTGAGTATTCTGGAACGTGCAACGACCACAAGCGAGGCACTTGCGGGCTCAAAAGCCTATCGGATTGGCGACCGGGTGGTGCTTTCGGTGCCGGCGGACCGCCTGTTTGATGGCAAGACAGCCGATCTGCTGCCCGACGCAAGCACGGCTGCAGGGGATTTGGTTGCAACCTTCAGCCAGATCGCCAACCGCATCGTGATCGCGGCCCATACCGATCAGGAGCCGGTAAAAAGCGGGCTGTTCAGGTCCAACTGGGAACTTTCCATCGCGCGCAGCCAGATGGTTGCCGGGCTTCTCGCCTCGCGCGGTTATACGCGTCCAGTCGTCGCCGTCGGCTATGCCGATACAAGATTTAAAGAATTGGGGCAGACGTTGACCCTGCAGACGCGCTATGAATTGGCCGAACGGATCGATATCGTCTTCATTGACGAGGCAGGCGAACGGGGGCCGTATGACATTTTCTGA
- a CDS encoding protein phosphatase CheZ: MTKEAKPVSLESRAEALRQDRGDNVAIAEISSVVGSLMSGTVVDDELDEIATELRELTLFIGAAKHVLSDLGPKNLSNRSIPDAAEQLDAIVEATDAAATSIMDVAETLEGMAEDTDGDISATLGNLAITLFEASSFQDLTGQRVTKVARILQHMEERLNKLADAIGDTHIEEAAAEAEIEKDDEGVAVNDKDLLHGPQLEGQGNSQDEIDAILAMFD, translated from the coding sequence ATGACCAAAGAAGCCAAACCAGTCAGCCTTGAGAGCCGCGCGGAAGCCCTGCGCCAGGACCGGGGTGACAATGTCGCAATTGCCGAGATTTCGAGTGTCGTCGGCAGTCTGATGAGCGGCACGGTGGTCGATGACGAACTCGACGAGATCGCCACGGAGCTCCGCGAACTCACGCTTTTCATTGGCGCCGCAAAACATGTTCTTTCGGACCTTGGCCCAAAGAACCTCTCGAACCGTTCGATCCCCGATGCCGCCGAACAACTGGATGCGATCGTCGAGGCAACCGATGCCGCCGCCACGTCGATCATGGACGTGGCCGAAACGCTTGAGGGTATGGCGGAAGACACTGACGGCGATATCAGCGCCACGCTTGGCAATCTGGCGATCACGCTTTTCGAAGCCTCGAGCTTCCAGGATCTGACCGGCCAGCGCGTTACCAAGGTCGCGCGCATCCTGCAGCATATGGAAGAGCGCCTGAACAAGCTCGCCGACGCCATCGGCGACACGCATATCGAGGAAGCGGCGGCCGAAGCTGAAATTGAAAAGGATGATGAAGGCGTTGCCGTCAACGACAAAGACCTGCTGCACGGACCCCAGCTTGAAGGGCAGGGCAACAGCCAGGACGAGATCGACGCCATCCTTGCCATGTTCGACTGA